A segment of the Gossypium hirsutum isolate 1008001.06 chromosome D10, Gossypium_hirsutum_v2.1, whole genome shotgun sequence genome:
GTACCTAGTATCATGATCCAacacaaatatttaacaaaatgaaAGGGGGAAAAGCCCTTAAACTAGAAcagaatatgtttatataatgAAATTAGCAATTTCGTACCTTCTCTGAAACCAGTCTTGAACCTACAAGGAACATGGCGAAGATACCTCATCCTACCAGTTCCAGTGGTCTTTCTTCGGATTGCCTTAACACTCCAGTTATCTGATTCCCACGATAAACAAGTACCCCTTAGATTTACAATCCATTAACATACACACTCTTAAAACTCTCAAACATATTCATGGCACCCGGATTAATACGATCTGTGAGTATAAGCACGTTTCTTGTAAcatttaaaataacaaatatcAAAATCATAACAAGAAACTGCAGATATTACCATACAAGTTGTATTTTAGAAATGCACTTTCAAAGTTCAAACTCCTAGAAATATACAAGTTCATaccttttctttcttcaaaaaaaaaaaaacagcagaTGACATTCAAGCTGTGCCAGGAAAACAGGGTTAAAGATTCTAGGATTGTTACAACCGCCTCTAAATGTAAGAACTTTGACTTATATGCCGAGATTTTACTAAACAAAGATAAAAGGGATAAGAGGAATGATATTCAATTAGAATAAATACATTGAAGTGGAAAAACAAACTAGAAAACTACAATCACAGATACAGTCTTATCAAAgagattaatttgattaaaatgagCACGTAAAGAAACAAACCCAGAAAATAAATCAGCTAAACAAAGAAGAAATCCAGATTTTGAAAGCCGACCTAATAACAGTATGCAACAAAAAAAGAGGGGCACTTACATTTCCTCTTACGGGCAGCAGGGAAAGCACAGGCAGAGCAACGGCTCTTCTGGAGATGGAAGCTACGGCGGCCGCATCTCACGCAAAGAGTGTGGGTCTTGTTCCTTCGTTTACCAAAACTCCCAGTTCCCTTTCCCTGCGAATTACGATATTCATTTCAATTGTAAGCATCCAACCAGATCAAAGgaaggaataaaaagaaaaggaaaagaaaaggagtGTTGCTTTTTGCTATTTCACCATTGGAGCTGACGCAGGAGAACCCCAAGAGTTGATTCTTTGGGCTCTGAACAAGAAAGAGAGCGGCGGAGGAAGAAAGTAGTATGGCACCAAAGGGTTTATCAGGATTGAGTTGAAGAAGAGTTTGATTACATGGATGGGCCAATATCTGGGTTGTTTCCATTTTGGGCTAAAATCAGAGATTGACCCAATTTAACCTTCCAAAGGACTAAAACAcatagggtaaactacattagtaTTTAGTAGTCtctcaattattattttttcttttataaaatattcactcaattattattaattttttttggtcacctaactatGAACAGTTACAAAATATTcacttaactatttaattttttatttttagccaCCCAACTATATTGAGTTTTTGAGTGTTTCCATTTCTACGTTAGTTAATTGGTGACcaataaagacaaaattgaatagtttggtgactgttttgtaacttttcatagttgggtgaccaaaaaaaatatttatagtttagtgatcattttgtaatttttcatagttaagtgaccaaaaaagaaaaaattatagtTGGGTGACCTCTACTGTAATTTACCCAAACAAATATCTGTTCTTTCAAATGGGCTTAGGTTTGGTCGAGAAAAtagtatataaataaaattttaaaaaaacctatTCTTTAGGGGAATTTAGCGGGAAAATCAGAGAAGAACAGCAAAAGAACTTAGGGAAAAAAAGGCGAAGGCGCCCAA
Coding sequences within it:
- the LOC107913911 gene encoding 60S ribosomal protein L37-3, translating into MGKGTGSFGKRRNKTHTLCVRCGRRSFHLQKSRCSACAFPAARKRKYNWSVKAIRRKTTGTGRMRYLRHVPCRFKTGFREGTEAAPRKKVAAASA